One Mugil cephalus isolate CIBA_MC_2020 chromosome 8, CIBA_Mcephalus_1.1, whole genome shotgun sequence genomic window carries:
- the ubox5 gene encoding RING finger protein 37: MVVNLCLPHFHTTTHCNKLCADGYDVTNLVSADPAVRRRGFKLEYFLRPPVQVTLRFDFQVDLCRVDVELWPWGMDRGQACKRLEISTSSDPPPSTSHTQAQQKDQKQTQVTDKNEQTKEKHPKSDSKSKQTNGHLWSLEAQQWSAQAPGEPQQRGHMFKHQSNAAPSQSEPEFKLVARCELREETQVCFARSNFRPRAPFLSPLPPRPANCRQEDLWSRGLLSLGAVTQLRVTLPFGGAASSLGLKTLVVWGQPARCCPAERVERIQRVHEASERRPPRPGIYTPPVRQTTQPSQVPSTSHSIPEEFLDPITQEVMMLPMLLPSGVSVDNSTLEEHQKREATWGRPPNDPFTGVPFTSTSKPLPNPQLKNRIDHFLLQQGMMRREGTLGRQGHDENPQASRLIASKVHGQPDSSPSLNEEPGLSSDKGDPTSNTHHLSANNESELGRGKKRDLSDISGESNDVFPGEPLPQTKRQKKDAHSDPSSHEQRLSASLDEALLSALQGRPSFTSNLPRQRPGSGTLKTSQQSRGAGFSSMSTGEKICSACSCSLSVYSTSPVYRLTCGHLLCRSCLHRESKPPSSDIISASGSISCPTCKNLTPHGSVLRVHH; encoded by the exons ATGGTTGTGAATCTCTGCTTACCACACTTTCACACAACGACTCACTGCAACAAG ctgtGTGCTGATGGCTATGATGTCACAAACCTGGTATCAGCTGACCCTGCTGTCCGGAGACGAGGCTTCAAGCTGGAGTACTTCCTCCGTCCACCTGTACAG GTGACATTGAGGTTCGACTTCCAAGTGGACTTGTGCAGGGTGGACGTGGAACTGTGGCCCTGGGGTATGGACCGAGGACAGGCGTGCAAGAGACTGGAGATCAGCACCAGCTCTGATCCGCCACCTTCCACGAGCCACACACAGGCTCAGCAAAAGGACCAAAAGCAAACGCAGGTAACggacaaaaatgaacaaaccaaagaaaaacatccaaaaagcGACAGTAAATCTAAGCAGACTAACGGCCACCTGTGGAGTCTTGAGGCTCAGCAGTGGAGTGCACAGGCTCCAGGTGAGCCTCAACAAAGAGGACATATGTTTAAACATCAGTCAAACGCTGCACCCAGTCAGTCAGAGCCAGAATTTAAACTGGTGGCTCGTTGCGAACTAAGGGAAGAAACCCAGGTCTGCTTTGCACGTTCAAACTTTCGCCCCCGTGCTCCGTTCCTTTCCCCACTTCCTCCGCGACCTGCGAACTGTCGGCAAGAGGACCTGTGGAGCCGGGGTCTGCTCTCCCTCGGCGCCGTGACACAGCTTCGTGTGACTCTGCCGTTTGGTGGTGCAGCGTCTTCTCTGGGGCTGAAGACTTTGGTTGTGTGGGGACAACCGGCTCGTTGCTGCCCCGCGGAACGAGTGGAGAGGATTCAAAGAGTCCACGAGGCCAGTGAAAGACGGCCGCCACGACCTGGGATTTATACCCCGCCTGTCAGGCAAACCACACAACCATCACAAGTCCCTTCAACGAG TCACTCCATCCCAGAAGAATTCCTCGACCCAATAACGCAGGAGGTGATGATGCTGCCTATGTTGCTGCCCAGCGGCGTCTCTGTGGACAACAGCACCCTGGAAGAGCACCAGAAGAGGGAAGCCACCTGGGGTCGACCCCCGAACGACCCTTTCACCGGCGTCCCGTTCACTTCGACTTCCAAGCCTCTTCCCAACCCGCAGCTGAAGAACCGCATCGACcacttcctcctgcagcaggggatgatgaggagggaggggacgTTGGGGAGGCAAGGCCATGACGAGAACCCGCAGGCCTCAAGACTTATTGCCTCCAAGGTGCATGGACAGCCTGATTCCTCCCCATCTCTTAACGAAGAACCAGGACTGTCATCAGATAAAGGGGATCCCACGTCTAACACCCATCATCTAAGTGCAAATAACGAGTCTGAGTTGGGCCGCGGAAAGAAACGAGACCTAAGTGACATTTCTGGAGAATCAAACGACGTCTTCCCAGGTGAACCACTTcctcaaacaaaaagacaaaaaaaagatgcacattCTG ACCCCAGCTCTCACGAGCAGCGTTTGTCAGCCAGTCTGGACGAGGCTCTCCTCTCGGCGCTGCAGGGTCGACCCTCCTTCACGTCAAACTTGCCCCGGCAGAGGCCTGGTTCTGGAACGCTGAAAACCAGCCAGCAGTCGCGGGGTGCAGGCTTTTCAAGCATGTCTACAG GTGAGAAGATATGCTCTGCGTGTTCCTGTTCGCTCTCTGTTTATTCCACATCGCCCGTCTACCGCCTAACCTGCGGCCACTTGCTCTGCCGCTCCTGCCTGCACAGGGAATCGAAGCCTCCAAGCTCTGACATTATATCAGCATCCGGCAGCATTTCGTGCCCAACCTGCAAAAACCTGACTCCGCATGGCAGCGTCCTACGTGTTCATCACTGA
- the ccl27a gene encoding C-C motif chemokine 27a has protein sequence MDLKVVCVIVCLCALAIIPTEGIPKCCISTRPNIPNKLLRNIRHWYVQEANGICDIRALVGYIPGREKPICIHEKYISHMWKLRKTKYKAY, from the exons ATGGATCTGAAAGTTGTTTGCGTGATTGTCTGCCTGTGTGCTCTGGCCATCATCCCCACTGAAG GCATCCCAAAATGCTGCATCTCAACAAGGCCGAATATCCCAAATAAGTTGCTGCGTAATATTCGGCACTGGTATGTGCAGGAAGCCAACGGCATCTGTGACATCCGTGCTCTCGT AGGGTACATTCCTGGCCGGGAGAAACCCATATGTATTCATGAGAAGTACATATCACACATGTGGAAACTGAGGAAAACGAAGTATAAAGCGTATTGA
- the LOC125011598 gene encoding leucine zipper putative tumor suppressor 3-like — protein MEREREREMQAAGLDVCGNIVGRGVTEKNSVGMNTHQHREMGAPRTDADSNPGGHNPPNHNPPKILPVSGKLEQAMQNNSGLVRPSAFKPVVPKSFHSMQNLVGQAGGAGSEGKAEARSEGFSEGRVGRRGRDGGGGGEAGEVPEALLLDQDSPVRVSRSEGGGNGNEVVQGGMSDSGRNSLTSLPTYTGSGSGCGPPAVLGPLSASTSHINRLGMAGAAAGLDKLEKPGYQNGLSASDSGRSSSGKSSSSYQRLSHLSDAPAPLRPSPSSDDIIQDLEDRLWEKEQEVQHMRRNLDQSEAAIIQVFEEKQRVWERQMDELRQNYASRLQQVTRRAQRSQTALQAQITRLSQDKRRLQEEMAALLAQREDLERKCLDYRKEQADILPRLEETKWEVCQKAGEISLLKQQLRESQAEVTQRAGEMVALRGQLKELNAQLREREEVMLGLKDSYSTKSLELEKCEGELRRTLSEVSLLREKLGVFEAEVLSLKRALNEVSRGAEVVVSPNLAAAGLLPPWGAVHCPRNPTEPSTNSLTPTSDTLLSLQSDEAKAQRQEAQRQERQQREEAQWRDVQQRQEAHMQQDIQMRQDAQIRPEAQLRQEAHLRHEVQLRQEAQLRQEAHLRHEAQMRQEAQLRHEAQLCQDVQLRQDAHQSQRAQEGHWDEAGELRRQLEQLQAALRLERQQRERQALNFDQERHTWQDEKERVLKYQAQLQLSYVETLQKNQALEKRMSQLGAKQTTTSTTTTITTTTTTSPTSSNSPPPPPALSPLPPQPPPSLSGPIALTLSPPCEDQKGPPSLHQLANPWAGPSRLERIESTEI, from the exons atggagagagagagggagagggagatgcaGGCCGCCGGTTTAGACGTCTGCGGGAACATTGTGGGACGAGGAGTGACTGAGAAGAACAGCGTCGGCATGAACACGCACCAGCACAGAGAGATGGGAGCCCCCCGGACGGACGCTGACAGCAACCCCGGCGGCCACAACCCTCCAAACCACAACCCACCTAAGATCCTGCCAGTGTCTGGAAAACTGGAGCAG GCGATGCAGAACAACTCCGGCCTCGTTCGTCCCTCTGCCTTCAAGCCGGTGGTTCCCAAGAGCTTCCACTCCATGCAGAACCTGGTGGGCCAGGCAGGAGGGGCTGGGAGCGAGGGAAAGGCTGAGGCAAGGAGCGAAGGGTTCAGTGAGGGCAGAGTAGGCAGGAGAGGcagggacggaggaggaggaggagaagcaggagaggTCCCAGAGGCCCTGCTCCTGGACCAGGACAGCCCAGTGAGGGTCAGCAGGAGTGAGGGAGGGGGAAATGGTAATGAAGTGGTTCAGGGAGGGATGTCCGATTCAGGCAGAAACTCCCTGACCAGCCTGCCCACCTACACAGGCTCGGGATCTGGTTGCGGGCCCCCAGCAGTCCTGGGGCCCCTCAGTGCTTCCACCAGCCACATCAACAGGTTGGGCATGGCTGGGGCAGCTGCAGGCCTGGACAAGCTGGAAAAGCCTGGCTATCAG AACGGGCTTAGCGCCTCAGACAGCGGTCGGTCTTCCTCAGGAAAAAGCTCATCGTCCTACCAGAGGCTGAGCCACCTGAGTGACGCTCCAGCACCGCTgcgcccctccccctcctcagaCGACATCATCCAAGACCTCGAGGACCGCTTGTGGGAGAAAGAgcaagag GTGCAGCACATGCGCAGGAACCTGGACCAAAGTGAGGCAGCAATCATTCAGGTGTTTGAGGAGAAGCAGCGAGTCTGGGAGCGACAGATGGACGAGCTGAGACAGAACTATGCTTCGCGCCTGCAGCAG GTTACTCGTCGTGCCCAGCGCTCCCAGACGGCCCTGCAGGCCCAGATAACCCGTCTGTCCCAGGACAAGCGGAGGCTTCAGGAGGAGATGGCAGCTCTGTTGGCTCAGAGAGAGGACCTGGAGAGAAAGTGTCTGGACTACAGGAAGGAACAGGCTGACATCTTGCCTCGTCTGGAGGAGACCAAGTGGGAG GTGTGTCAGAAAGCAGGAGAGATTTCCCTCCTCAAGCAGCAGCTGAGGGAGAGTCAGGCTGAAGTGACACAGCGAGCTGGAGAGATGGTGGCCTTGAGGGGCCAGCTGAAGGAGCTCAATGCCCAGCTGAGGGAGCGGGAGGAGGTCATGCTGGGCCTGAAGGATTCGTACAGCACCAAGagtctggagctggagaagtgTGAGGGAGAGCTGAGGAGGACTCTGTCTGAG gtctccctccTTAGAGAGAAGCTGGGTGTATTTGAGGCAGAGGTGCTGAGTCTAAAGCGGGCTCTGAACGAGGTGAGCAGAGGAGCAGAAGTTGTCGTGAGCCCTAACTTAGCTGCTGCAGGGCTGCTGCCGCCATGGGGAGCCGTCCACTGCCCACGAAACCCAACTGAGCCGTCAACTAACTCCCTCACCCCCACCTCCGACACCCTGCTGAGTCTTCAGAGCGACGAAGCCAAAGCCCAGAGGCAGGAAGCTCAGAGGCAGGAGAGGCAGCAACGCGAGGAGGCCCAGTGGCGCGACGTGCAGCAGCGCCAGGAGGCCCACATGCAGCAGGACATCCAAATGCGCCAGGATGCCCAGATCCGACCAGAGGCCCAGCTCCGTCAGGAGGCCCACCTCCGCCACGAAGTCCAACTACGCCAAGAAGCACAGCTGCGTCAGGAGGCCCACCTTCGCCACGAGGCCCAAATGCGTCAGGAGGCGCAGCTACGTCACGAGGCCCAGCTCTGCCAAGATGTGCAATTGCGTCAAGATGCCCATCAGTCACAGCGGGCCCAGGAGGGTCACTGGGACGAGGCGGGCGAGCTGCGCAggcagctggagcagctgcaggcagCGTTGCGCCTGGAGCGCCAGCAACGCGAGCGCCAGGCGCTCAACTTCGACCAGGAGCGGCACACCTGGCAGGACGAGAAGGAGCGGGTTTTGAAATACCAGgctcagctgcagctcagctATGTGGAAACGCTGCAGAAGAACCAGGCGCTGGAAAAACGTATGAGCCAGTTAGGAGCCAAACAAACCAcaacctccaccaccaccaccatcaccaccaccacgaccacctcccccacctcctctaaCTCTCCGCCTCCGCCACCAGCCCTTTCACCTCTGCCTCCTCAGCCCCCGCCGTCCCTTTCCGGCCCCATCGCCCTCACCCTCTCCCCACCCTGCGAAGACCAAAAGGGCCCTCCTTCCCTTCACCAGCTTGCCAATCCCTGGGCGGGGCCCTCTCGTCTGGAGAGGATAGAGTCAACTGAGATATAG
- the LOC125012031 gene encoding negative elongation factor E-like: MGSVGSGVAGEQEFAMKSVGTRTTLPRAPPLSRRCPADRSCSAERLPRPPATISDGTASSDERGSVSVATGTCTGTDRPTETASSTNTECTMTAPSNNNQHDCGNGAGRREWERERERQRERGRDRDRDRDWDRERLERERERERNRERERERV; this comes from the coding sequence ATGGGCAGTGTTGGCAGTGGGGTGGCAGGAGAGCAGGAGTTTGCCATGAAGTCTGTAGGCACCAGGACCACCTTGCCCAGAgcccctcctctctctcgccGTTGCCCTGCCGACCGCAGCTGCAGTGCAGAGCGGCTGCCCCGGCCCCCGGCGACTATATCAGACGGGACGGCCTCTAGCGATGAACGTGGGAGCGTTAGTGTCGCGACTGGGACCTGTACCGGGACCGACCGGCCCACCGAAACGGCCTCCTCCACCAACACTGAATGTACCATGACGGCACCGTCCAACAACAACCAGCATGACTGTGGCAATGGAGCGGGCAGGAgggagtgggagagggagagggagaggcagcgCGAGCGGGGccgagacagagacagggaccgAGACTGGGACAGGGAGAGGCTGGAGAGGGAGCGCGAGAGGGAGAGGAACcgcgagagggagagggagcgagtg
- the LOC125011604 gene encoding vasopressin-neurophysin 2-copeptin, translating to MPHSLFPLCVLGLIALSSACYIQNCPRGGKRALSETGIRQCMSCGPGDRGRCFGPSICCGEGLGCLLGSPETAHCVEENYLLTPCQVGGRPCGSDGGRCAASGLCCNSESCVVDSDCLGETEVTDPAHGSAGSSPTELLLRLLHAATRGQVEY from the exons ATGCCTCACTCACTGTTCCCCCTGTGCGTCCTGGGACTCATCGCCCTCTCCTCCGCCTGCTACATCCAGAACTGCCCCCGAGGAGGGAAACGAGCGCTGTCCGAGACTGGGATCAGACAG TGCATGTCCTGCGGCCCCGGAGACAGGGGGCGCTGCTTCGGCCCCAGCATCTGCTGCGGGGAGGGTCTCGGCTGCCTGCTGGGCTCCCCGGAAACGGCTCACTGCGTGGAGGAGAACTACCTGCTCACACCCTGCCAGGTGGGAGGGAGACCCTGCGGGTCCGATGGAGGACGCTGCGCCGCTTCAGGGCTCTGCTGCAACTCTG AGAGTTGTGTGGTGGACTCTGACTGCCTCGGGGAGACGGAGGTCACAGATCCAGCTCACGGCTCTGCAGGGAGCTCACCCACGGAGCTCCTGCTTCGTCTGCTGCATGCGGCCACCAGAGGACAAGTTGAGTACTGA